The Stenotrophomonas sp. BIO128-Bstrain region GGGTTTCCATCCACGCACCGGGGCGCGGCAGGCGGCGCGCCAGCGAGGGCACGAAGCCGATCAGCAGGAATGGCAGCGCCAGGCCCAGGCCGAGCGCCAGGAACACCAGCATCGCCTGCAGGCCGGGTGCCGCGAAGGCGTAGGCCAGGGCCGGCCCCATGAACGGAGCCACGCACGGGCTGGCCACCACGCAGGCGAGCACGCCGGTGAAGAAATCGCCGACCGGACCGCTGCGCGAGGCCAGCGACTGGCCCATGCCACCCAGGCTGCCGCCGAGGGTGAACACGCCCGACAGGCTCAGGCCCACGGCGAACATCAGGTACACCAGCGCGGCGATGAACCACGGGTGCTGCAACTGGAAGCCCCATCCCGCGGCCTGGCCGGCCGCCCGCAGCGCGATCACCAGGGCGCCAATGGCAGCGAACGCCACCAGCACGCCGGCGGTGTACCAGAGCGCATGGCTGCGCGCGCGCTGGCGGCTCTCGCCACTCTGCGCCACGCCCAGCACCTTCAGCGACAGGATCGGCAGCACGCACGGCATCAGGTTGAGGATCAGGCCACCGGCGACGGCGAACAGCAGCAGCACCAGCAGGTTGCCGGGTGCGGCGGCCGGTGCCACCGGCGGCGGGGTGCGCTGCGCGTTGTCGGCACTGGCATCGGGCGGGGTGGCGGTATCGCCGGGCACGGCCAGCGCCGGTTCGTTCGGGCGGATCAGCATCGGCTGGCTGCCGGCGTCGCTGCGGGCCTGGTCGCGCTTGTCGCGATTGGGCAGGGGGGCGATGACCTCGGTCTTCTGCGCGACCTCATCGGCCTTGGCGTTGATCGTGCCGGCCGGCAGCGCCAGCTTCACCCGGCGCGTCATCGGCGGGTAGCAGATGCCATCGGTCTGGCAGCCCTGGAAGGTGATCACCAGCGTGGCGTCGGTCGCACCGGCGGTGCTGCGGCGCAGGGGCAGCGGCACATCGATCTGGTCGAAATACACGGCGACATCGCCGAAGTGTTCATCGCGGTGCGATTTGGCAGCCGGCCACGTGGGCTTGTCCGCGCGGATGCCCGGGGCACCTTCGAGCGCCAGCGAGGTGCGGTCGCGATATAGGTAGTAGCCCGGCGCCGGGGTGAAACGCAGCAGCACGGTATTGCCATCGCCGACGATCGCATCGAAGCCGAACGCGCGCTCGGAGGGCAGCGGCAGCGCCTGGGTGGTGCTGGTGCCGGGCAGGCGCAGGCCGGTGCCGCTGTTGCCGGCCAGCGGGTTGTTGAACGGGGAGGCGGCAGCGCTGGCGGCAGCCGGGGCGGTGCTGGCCGCGCCGCTGCCACCGCCCGGCAGTTTCACCTGCAGCGTGCGCTTCTGCGGCGGGTAGCACACGCCAGCATCGGCGCAGCCCTGGTAGCGCACTTCCAGCGTGACGGTGTCGGCGCCGTCGGCGGCCTTGCCGGGCAGGACACCGGTCAGGCGCTCGCGGTAGGTTTCCACCTCGCCGAAGAAGTCATCGTGGTGCTTCTTGCCGGCCGGCAGCTGCAGCGCCTCGGCATCGAAGCCGGCCTCGGCCTTGACCGTGGTGCGGTGGCGGTACAGGTAATAGCCCGGGGCGATCTTCCAGCTGATCTCCACGCGATCGCGGTCACGCGCCTGCGCAGTAAGCCCGAAGGCCTCATCGACCGGGAGCAGGTCTTTTTCACTGACGGCCCAGGCCGGCAGGGAGACCACGAGCAACGCGCACAGCGCGGCAACACGACGAAACAGCGTCATCAATCACTTTCCTCACGGGTCTGCGCCCGAATCCAATCCAGGTACGCCGGCAGGCCGGCGCGGGTTTCGACCGCGATGCACTCGGGGAGTTCATACGGATGCAGGGCCTGCACGCGCGCGATCGCGGCATCCAGGCGGCTGCCGGTGGTCTTGATCAACAGTTGGACCTCGTGGTCCTCGGTGACCTCGCCCTGCCAACGGTAGGTCGAGTGCGCCCCGTCCAGGCGCGTCACGCACGCGGCCAGGCGTTCGTCCACCAGCGCATGTGCCAGCCGCGTGGCGCAGGCCACGTCGGGGCAAGTGGTGAACAGCAGGAAGACGGGATCGGCAATCGACATGACCGCCGAGTATAGGACCGCTGGAGGCCAATGGTCCGACCGGCGCCACGAGGGGGCGCCGGTCGGCCGGGCTCAGTTGGCCAGCTGGCAGGTGGCCGGCCTGGCCGAGGTGAACAGGGCCGGGGTGGCCCATTCGGGGTGGTCGATGAACGGATTGCGGTTGCCCTGGAAACTGAAGATCACCTCGTTGCGAGCGCGTTCTGCCGCGTCCGGCGGGTCGGCAAGGTGCCAGTCGATCAGGGTCGAGAGCAGGCCCATGTAGGCCGGCGAGGCCGACGTTTTGACGATCTTGCTGCGGTCGTCGGTCAGCTCCAGATCGGGCTCGGACTGGCCGGTTTTCGCATCTTTACCGCCTTCATAACGGATCGCCATGTACATCACCGCACGCGCCATATCGCCCTTGCGATGGCCCCACACTTCGAACGAGCCGCCATTGCCATCGGGCGTGCGCACCCAGTTGGAGGTGCCCGGGTAGCCGCCGCTGCCGCCGCCGGACCCGTTGTTGGATTCGGTCGCACGCTCACCGCAGTTGCTGTCGCATTTGGCATAGGGCTTGTTGCCGCGGTCCGCATTCCACTGCGCATCGGTCAGGTACAGCATGTGGGTGTCGGTATACGGCGCGTAGGGCAGGCCCTTGTCGCCGTTGGTGCTGGCAAAGCCCAGTGAGTTGGGCCAGGTGTGCTCGCGGTTGTAGGTCAGCCCACTGCCGGTGCCGGCGCGCCCGCTGACCTTGGTGTAGCTGCGGTTGCGGTAGGCATCGAGGATGTTGCCGCTGTTGTTGGGATCTTCGTCGGCGATCTCCAGGATCGTCCAGGTGCTGGTGCCCGAGCCGCTGTACGGATACGCGGTGTGCCCCTTGATGGTCTCGTGCAGCGAGCAGCGCAGCTGGCTGGGGCTGGAGGTGTTCACCTTCGCGTAGTACTCGCCGGGGTTGCCCGGATTGCCCGGGTCGGGCGTGGTGGCGGTGGCCACGGTGAACGCGATGCGGGTATCGGCGGCCGGGCGCGCGCCCTGGGCATCCTTCACGCGGGTGGCGCGGATATCGAAGCGGCAGGCTTCCCCCGCCACCAGCGCGGTGTGGGTGGCCAGCGTGAAGCGGGTACCGGTGGTCGGATGGCTCAGCGCGACCGTGCCGGACTGGCCGCAGCTCAGCGCGAACGCGCCGCTGGAGAGGGTGACCGGCTCACTGAAGGTGACGCCCAGGTCGGCCGCGGCCGGGAACGTGCTGGCGCCCTGTTCGGGGGTGGTCGCCGTGACCGAGGGCGCGGTATTCGGGCCGGTCGGGCCGCCGCCGCCGCTGAAGCTCTGGCCGTGGTTGCAGGCGCCGAAGGTCTGCCCGGCCGATTCGGCCCAGGTGAAATGCGCGTACTGGCTGCCGGTGCCGGTCAGCTGCAGGGAGGTGCCCGGGGCGGTGCTG contains the following coding sequences:
- a CDS encoding endonuclease, giving the protein MRLLTPLSLACLLVLATSPARADVFINELHYDDSTPAGDVGEAIEVVATAGEDLSGYRLYLYNGSNPSAAAVYANNAVPAGTASCGSARLATVSYPTNGLQNGPNDGIALVDASGKVVQFLSYEGTITAAGGPAAGLTSQNLPVSETNSTAPGTSLQLTGTGSQYAHFTWAESAGQTFGACNHGQSFSGGGGPTGPNTAPSVTATTPEQGASTFPAAADLGVTFSEPVTLSSGAFALSCGQSGTVALSHPTTGTRFTLATHTALVAGEACRFDIRATRVKDAQGARPAADTRIAFTVATATTPDPGNPGNPGEYYAKVNTSSPSQLRCSLHETIKGHTAYPYSGSGTSTWTILEIADEDPNNSGNILDAYRNRSYTKVSGRAGTGSGLTYNREHTWPNSLGFASTNGDKGLPYAPYTDTHMLYLTDAQWNADRGNKPYAKCDSNCGERATESNNGSGGGSGGYPGTSNWVRTPDGNGGSFEVWGHRKGDMARAVMYMAIRYEGGKDAKTGQSEPDLELTDDRSKIVKTSASPAYMGLLSTLIDWHLADPPDAAERARNEVIFSFQGNRNPFIDHPEWATPALFTSARPATCQLAN
- a CDS encoding protein-disulfide reductase DsbD domain-containing protein produces the protein MTLFRRVAALCALLVVSLPAWAVSEKDLLPVDEAFGLTAQARDRDRVEISWKIAPGYYLYRHRTTVKAEAGFDAEALQLPAGKKHHDDFFGEVETYRERLTGVLPGKAADGADTVTLEVRYQGCADAGVCYPPQKRTLQVKLPGGGSGAASTAPAAASAAASPFNNPLAGNSGTGLRLPGTSTTQALPLPSERAFGFDAIVGDGNTVLLRFTPAPGYYLYRDRTSLALEGAPGIRADKPTWPAAKSHRDEHFGDVAVYFDQIDVPLPLRRSTAGATDATLVITFQGCQTDGICYPPMTRRVKLALPAGTINAKADEVAQKTEVIAPLPNRDKRDQARSDAGSQPMLIRPNEPALAVPGDTATPPDASADNAQRTPPPVAPAAAPGNLLVLLLFAVAGGLILNLMPCVLPILSLKVLGVAQSGESRQRARSHALWYTAGVLVAFAAIGALVIALRAAGQAAGWGFQLQHPWFIAALVYLMFAVGLSLSGVFTLGGSLGGMGQSLASRSGPVGDFFTGVLACVVASPCVAPFMGPALAYAFAAPGLQAMLVFLALGLGLALPFLLIGFVPSLARRLPRPGAWMETLKLVLAFPMYGTAIWLLWVLGKQRGVDAMALVLGGLVILSLALWWFERSRWRSQRVGGLLALLLVLGALYPIWGVTRLDPPAKAAQSASDNVVEYSPQMLDRLRQDNRVVFVNMTADWCVTCKANERAVLGTDAFRDTLRRTNAVYMRGDYTNVDPQITAFLDEHKAVGVPLYVVYGPGAPPTVLPTVLTQALVEEALLRTAR
- the cutA gene encoding divalent-cation tolerance protein CutA, producing the protein MSIADPVFLLFTTCPDVACATRLAHALVDERLAACVTRLDGAHSTYRWQGEVTEDHEVQLLIKTTGSRLDAAIARVQALHPYELPECIAVETRAGLPAYLDWIRAQTREESD